Proteins encoded within one genomic window of Spirochaetaceae bacterium:
- a CDS encoding ABC transporter substrate-binding protein, with the protein MKPIALFVGLLTCLAAPLAVAGGDSDSDDGAATGAASDTRYKESPMLAALVAAGELPPVDERLPEVPALFEPLEAVGKYGGTLNSFSMDANPWHDLGDEPERGGYLGNFAADNQTVVGNLAQTVEYSDDRTTITVGLRRGAKWSDGAPFTADDILFMFHDMHWNEGVTTWGGSAFVKDVRKLDDFTVVYEADLESPSPIMYYQMGQWFTSDWQGYHPKHYLEQYHIEYNPDADALAKEQGFEDWTKLLYSHYWWSPMNDVEKPTMQPWMFTQIDTTVKVFERNPYYWKVDAEGQQLPYVDRILNTIIDSELYDVKIVTGEADFAWMNTSFENITLYKESEQEGDYRVVLLPGFHGSEAIFGINLNHSDPVEREINSDIRFRQALSLAINRDEINEVVYSGQAVPRQATILPSVSYFKQEWAESFAEYDPDRANALLDEMGLTERDRNGNRLRPDGKPVHLVIETAVSVGATISSKLFELVQEYWKALDFEVTIKFQEAALWTQRRDSPEHGVMVAPLYFSTEVFAYTEPYYNVSRRQKDVSWGVEWRRWLTAHYAIEAGTATLDDYEGGKMPGEEPPDWVMDLENWDRESQKHLLGSPEYNSLRQKVHDWHARNLVVIGTVGMVPVPLIAKNSLGNVPTEFLPWMGWRGDLNYFAEGLYFK; encoded by the coding sequence ATGAAGCCGATAGCGCTGTTCGTGGGCCTGTTGACCTGCCTCGCCGCGCCGCTTGCCGTTGCCGGGGGCGACTCGGATAGCGACGACGGCGCCGCCACGGGCGCGGCGTCGGATACACGCTACAAGGAGTCGCCGATGCTGGCCGCGCTGGTGGCCGCGGGTGAGCTGCCGCCGGTCGACGAGAGACTTCCGGAGGTTCCGGCACTGTTCGAGCCGCTGGAGGCGGTCGGGAAGTATGGCGGTACGCTGAATTCCTTCTCCATGGACGCCAATCCCTGGCACGACCTGGGCGACGAACCGGAGCGTGGCGGGTACCTGGGCAACTTCGCCGCCGACAACCAGACCGTGGTCGGCAATCTGGCTCAAACCGTGGAATACAGCGACGACCGGACAACCATCACCGTGGGGCTGCGGCGTGGCGCCAAGTGGTCCGACGGAGCGCCGTTTACCGCCGATGACATCCTGTTCATGTTTCACGACATGCACTGGAACGAAGGGGTCACCACCTGGGGAGGCTCCGCATTCGTCAAGGATGTGCGCAAACTGGACGACTTCACCGTCGTCTACGAGGCCGACCTGGAAAGCCCGTCACCGATCATGTACTACCAGATGGGGCAGTGGTTTACCAGCGACTGGCAGGGCTACCATCCGAAGCATTACCTGGAGCAATACCACATCGAGTACAATCCAGATGCCGACGCGCTGGCCAAGGAGCAGGGCTTCGAAGACTGGACGAAACTGCTGTACAGCCACTACTGGTGGAGTCCGATGAACGACGTCGAAAAGCCGACCATGCAGCCGTGGATGTTCACCCAGATCGATACCACGGTCAAGGTGTTCGAACGCAACCCGTATTACTGGAAGGTCGACGCCGAGGGACAGCAGCTTCCATACGTCGACCGGATCCTCAACACGATCATCGACTCGGAGTTGTACGACGTCAAGATCGTCACCGGCGAGGCGGATTTCGCCTGGATGAACACATCGTTCGAAAACATCACCCTGTACAAGGAGAGCGAACAAGAGGGCGACTACCGGGTCGTACTGCTGCCCGGCTTCCACGGGTCGGAAGCGATTTTCGGTATCAACCTGAACCATTCCGATCCGGTGGAGCGGGAGATCAACAGCGACATCAGGTTCCGGCAAGCGCTGTCTCTCGCCATCAACCGCGACGAGATCAACGAAGTGGTGTACTCCGGGCAGGCTGTGCCGCGGCAGGCGACCATATTGCCGTCGGTCAGCTACTTCAAGCAGGAGTGGGCGGAGTCATTCGCCGAGTACGATCCTGACCGCGCGAATGCCCTGCTCGACGAGATGGGTCTGACCGAGCGCGACAGGAACGGCAACCGTCTGCGTCCGGATGGCAAGCCGGTACACCTGGTCATAGAGACCGCCGTGAGCGTCGGCGCCACCATATCGAGCAAGCTGTTCGAATTGGTGCAGGAGTACTGGAAGGCGTTGGATTTCGAAGTCACGATCAAGTTTCAGGAAGCAGCCTTGTGGACCCAGCGGCGCGACTCGCCCGAACATGGTGTCATGGTGGCTCCGCTGTACTTCTCCACCGAGGTTTTCGCTTACACGGAACCGTACTACAACGTGAGCCGGCGCCAGAAGGATGTTTCCTGGGGCGTCGAGTGGCGCCGGTGGTTGACCGCGCACTACGCCATCGAAGCGGGCACGGCCACGTTGGACGATTACGAGGGCGGCAAGATGCCCGGTGAGGAGCCCCCCGACTGGGTAATGGACCTGGAGAATTGGGACCGGGAGTCTCAGAAGCATCTGCTCGGGTCACCGGAGTACAACTCGTTGCGCCAGAAGGTACACGATTGGCACG
- a CDS encoding phytanoyl-CoA dioxygenase family protein, whose amino-acid sequence MPGLTESQIVQFTEEGFLALDDVLDPRQDLDPVVEEYTVILDRLARDLLAAGRVSSTCSDLPFAERLTAIQFETGESYHQHFDIALPKRRVAEQTPISVGPAVFNLLRNETLLDLVESLIGPEIFANPIQHVRLKQPVGTAPGAPAADGARDAPDWFHQDNAFMMPEADATEMVTVWLPLVDASVANGCLAVVPFSHRDGLMLHCNPGVTIPAQLTRAHEAVPVPLRRGGVLLMHRLMHHGPLPNHSGTVRWSFDLRYNPAYQPSGREVQPGFIARSRARPETEIRDPGEWAALWRQTRAALAGKPDPVYERWSSDEPGCA is encoded by the coding sequence ATGCCCGGGCTTACCGAGAGTCAGATCGTACAGTTCACCGAAGAGGGGTTTCTGGCGCTGGACGACGTGCTCGACCCTCGACAGGATCTCGATCCGGTGGTCGAAGAATACACGGTCATCCTGGATCGGCTTGCGAGAGACCTGCTCGCCGCCGGCCGGGTCTCCTCCACCTGCTCGGATCTGCCGTTTGCCGAACGGCTCACCGCGATCCAGTTCGAGACCGGCGAGAGCTATCACCAGCACTTCGATATCGCGCTGCCCAAGCGCCGTGTCGCGGAACAGACGCCGATTTCCGTCGGTCCGGCGGTGTTCAATCTGCTCCGCAACGAAACGCTGCTTGACCTGGTCGAATCGCTCATCGGGCCCGAGATCTTCGCCAACCCCATTCAGCACGTCCGGCTGAAGCAGCCGGTCGGCACCGCGCCCGGCGCTCCGGCAGCGGACGGCGCCCGGGATGCTCCCGACTGGTTTCACCAGGACAACGCCTTCATGATGCCCGAGGCCGACGCTACCGAAATGGTCACCGTGTGGCTTCCCCTCGTGGACGCAAGCGTGGCCAACGGCTGCCTCGCCGTGGTTCCGTTCAGCCACCGCGACGGGCTCATGCTGCACTGCAATCCCGGCGTGACGATCCCGGCACAACTCACCCGTGCGCACGAAGCCGTGCCGGTGCCGTTGCGGCGCGGAGGTGTGCTGCTGATGCATCGCCTGATGCATCACGGTCCGCTGCCCAACCACAGCGGCACGGTTCGCTGGAGTTTCGACCTGCGCTACAACCCCGCCTACCAGCCGAGCGGGCGAGAGGTGCAGCCGGGCTTCATTGCGCGCAGCCGGGCGCGGCCGGAAACCGAGATCCGCGACCCCGGGGAGTGGGCCGCTCTCTGGCGCCAGACCCGCGCCGCCCTGGCCGGGAAGCCCGATCCCGTCTACGAGCGCTGGTCCTCCGACGAGCCGGGCTGCGCCTGA
- the surE gene encoding 5'/3'-nucleotidase SurE produces the protein MKILVTNDDGIDSPGIQALAEAMRRVGEVLIVAPDQQQSGVGTAVSFHNGISAAERTSAIEGARAYAVSGTPSDCVILGLGPLADGTIDLVVSGINLGANVGNGVLGSGTTMATRVAHARSPRIPSIAVSLSLYGPRDQREPHYHLAATVSELLARCIAEGEMPAGITLNVNVPSVPRGEIRGIAVTRLSPISYWRLRTEQDGDGLYHNKLSAIAADHPDIAEGTDVWALNRGLISVTPLRLEVTDDSLLSALSPHTRHLESALERIVADVPSQGGGRCPGRKVG, from the coding sequence GTGAAGATTCTGGTAACGAACGACGATGGGATTGATTCGCCCGGCATCCAGGCCCTCGCCGAAGCGATGCGCCGGGTCGGCGAGGTGCTCATTGTTGCCCCGGACCAACAGCAGAGTGGCGTTGGCACCGCGGTGTCGTTTCACAATGGCATTTCTGCCGCGGAACGAACCTCTGCCATCGAGGGAGCGCGTGCCTATGCCGTCAGCGGCACACCGAGCGATTGTGTGATCTTGGGCTTGGGGCCGCTGGCCGACGGGACTATCGATCTGGTGGTGTCCGGCATCAACTTGGGTGCCAATGTGGGCAACGGTGTCCTTGGGTCCGGGACTACCATGGCGACCCGCGTAGCGCATGCGCGCAGTCCCAGGATCCCATCAATTGCCGTCTCTCTGAGCCTATATGGCCCTCGAGACCAGAGAGAGCCGCACTATCACCTTGCCGCCACGGTTTCCGAATTGTTGGCGCGCTGTATAGCAGAAGGAGAAATGCCGGCCGGCATTACGCTCAACGTGAACGTCCCGAGTGTCCCCCGCGGAGAGATCCGCGGTATCGCCGTCACCAGACTCTCGCCTATCAGCTACTGGCGGTTACGAACCGAACAGGACGGAGATGGTCTTTACCACAACAAGCTTTCCGCAATCGCAGCGGACCATCCCGACATCGCAGAAGGGACCGATGTCTGGGCTCTGAACAGGGGGCTCATCTCCGTCACCCCGTTACGCCTGGAGGTCACCGACGATAGCCTCCTGTCAGCGTTGAGCCCGCATACGCGTCACTTGGAGTCCGCACTCGAGCGGATTGTTGCGGACGTTCCGTCACAAGGAGGCGGTCGGTGCCCAGGTCGCAAGGTCGGCTGA
- a CDS encoding family 78 glycoside hydrolase catalytic domain: MSLTVVDLAAEHRGAGPFVATATPRLSWRVATSTPNWYQASYEIEISGDLEYRGGLVASGDSVLVPWPAAPLASHQRVTCRVRVTGADGVASDWSEPLAIHAPLLEAGDWSARFISPAGASAATESEPCPYFRREFALEQPWRRAVLSVTALGVYQAEVNGRRVGDEELAPGWTSYRHRLRFASHDVTDLLRDGDNAIGAIVGDGWARGRLGFSGARNFYTDRPALLAQLDITFADGSMLTLGTDTEWRASVGPIRGSDLYDGETHDARVESGGWSQPGYDAGGWQPVDVIGHDLATLAPAAVPPVRAVQEVAPVAIQRAPSGEMLVDFGQNLVGRVRIRLTAAPGTEVTIRHAEVLENGELGVRPLRSAQATDRYIARGGGAEVWEPRFTFHGFRYAGVRGWPSELQPEDITAVVLHSDMVRTGWFECSDQRVNQLHENIVWGMRGNFLDVPTDCPQRDERLGWTGDIQVFAATATLLYDTAALLDSWLQDLAAEQEPDGNVPFVIPSILPAAFTAAGWGDAATVVPMTLSRRYGDLELLRRQYPSMKAWVEHVKGICDDRRVWGDGFQFGDWVDPKSPPDAPGDAQTDSSLVGTAWFARSAQLLAEAGELLGAHDDAAAYRRLAAEVAAGFRAEFVAPNGRVVNDSQTAHLLALAFGLVTPEQHPATARRLQKLIEKEGHRLSTGFLGTPWLCEVLTRIGDDDMAYRLLLQTELPSWLYPITMGATTIWERWDAMLPDGSINPGEMTSFNHYAYGAVGAWLYERMAGFRQHDGAHGWRRFVVEPHPGGGIRHAKAWVDTPYGRAESSWRIDHHDGAPSTFTLRAVVPANTTAELWLPGATEPVEAGSGEHELSMRLSPAQRHRFLPSREGARLHLDSPLAEVLADQPAREALRRNRAFGVLLRTMSGDIPAVSLREALQSPPRPASDRQLHHLEQDLIRL; this comes from the coding sequence ATGTCACTTACCGTTGTCGATCTTGCCGCCGAGCATCGCGGCGCCGGCCCGTTCGTGGCCACCGCCACCCCGCGCCTGTCGTGGCGCGTCGCCACCAGCACCCCGAACTGGTACCAGGCATCCTACGAGATCGAGATCTCCGGGGACCTGGAGTATCGCGGCGGTCTGGTCGCTTCGGGTGACTCGGTGCTGGTGCCGTGGCCGGCGGCGCCGCTGGCATCGCACCAGCGCGTGACCTGCCGGGTGCGGGTCACCGGCGCCGACGGGGTGGCCAGCGACTGGAGCGAGCCGCTGGCGATCCATGCACCGCTGCTGGAAGCCGGTGACTGGTCGGCGCGGTTCATCTCCCCCGCCGGCGCGAGTGCGGCCACCGAGTCGGAGCCCTGCCCCTACTTCCGCCGCGAGTTCGCCCTGGAGCAACCGTGGCGGCGGGCGGTGCTGTCGGTGACCGCCCTCGGTGTGTACCAGGCGGAGGTCAACGGCCGCCGGGTGGGCGACGAGGAACTGGCGCCGGGCTGGACCAGCTACCGGCATCGCCTGCGTTTCGCCAGCCACGATGTCACCGACCTGCTGCGCGACGGCGACAACGCCATCGGGGCCATCGTGGGCGACGGCTGGGCGCGCGGGCGCCTCGGGTTCAGCGGCGCACGCAACTTCTACACCGACCGGCCGGCGCTGCTGGCGCAGCTCGATATCACCTTTGCCGACGGGTCGATGCTGACGCTCGGCACCGATACCGAGTGGCGTGCCAGTGTCGGCCCCATCCGCGGCTCCGACCTGTACGACGGTGAGACCCATGACGCCCGGGTGGAGTCGGGCGGCTGGTCGCAGCCCGGCTACGACGCCGGCGGCTGGCAGCCGGTTGACGTGATCGGGCACGACCTGGCCACCCTCGCGCCGGCGGCCGTGCCGCCGGTGCGCGCGGTGCAGGAAGTGGCACCGGTGGCGATTCAGCGCGCCCCCTCCGGCGAGATGCTGGTCGACTTCGGCCAGAACCTGGTGGGCCGGGTGCGCATACGGCTGACCGCAGCACCGGGCACCGAGGTAACGATTCGTCATGCCGAGGTGCTGGAGAACGGCGAGCTGGGCGTGCGTCCGCTGCGCTCTGCCCAGGCCACCGACCGCTACATCGCCCGCGGCGGCGGCGCCGAGGTGTGGGAGCCGCGCTTCACGTTCCACGGCTTCCGCTACGCAGGAGTGCGCGGCTGGCCAAGTGAGCTGCAGCCCGAAGACATCACCGCCGTGGTGCTGCACTCCGACATGGTGCGCACCGGCTGGTTCGAGTGCTCGGATCAGCGGGTCAACCAGCTCCACGAGAACATCGTGTGGGGCATGCGCGGCAACTTCCTGGACGTGCCGACCGACTGCCCGCAGCGCGACGAGCGGCTGGGCTGGACTGGCGACATCCAGGTGTTCGCCGCCACCGCTACCCTGCTCTACGACACGGCCGCGCTGCTGGACTCGTGGCTTCAGGACCTGGCGGCCGAGCAGGAGCCGGACGGCAACGTGCCGTTCGTCATCCCGTCGATCCTGCCGGCGGCGTTCACGGCGGCCGGCTGGGGAGACGCCGCCACCGTGGTGCCGATGACCTTGAGCCGGCGCTACGGCGACCTGGAGCTGCTGCGCCGCCAGTACCCCTCCATGAAGGCATGGGTCGAGCACGTGAAGGGCATCTGCGACGACCGCCGCGTGTGGGGAGACGGTTTTCAGTTCGGTGACTGGGTGGACCCGAAGTCGCCGCCCGACGCGCCGGGCGACGCCCAGACCGACTCGTCGCTGGTCGGCACGGCGTGGTTCGCGCGCTCCGCCCAGCTCCTGGCCGAGGCGGGCGAGTTGCTCGGCGCGCACGACGATGCCGCCGCCTACCGCCGGCTTGCCGCCGAGGTGGCCGCCGGCTTCCGCGCCGAGTTCGTGGCCCCGAACGGGCGCGTGGTGAACGACAGCCAGACCGCCCACCTGCTGGCGCTGGCGTTCGGCCTGGTCACGCCCGAGCAGCACCCGGCCACGGCACGCCGGCTCCAGAAACTGATCGAGAAAGAGGGCCACCGGCTCTCCACCGGCTTCCTGGGCACCCCCTGGCTGTGCGAGGTGCTCACCCGCATCGGCGACGACGACATGGCCTACCGGCTGCTACTGCAGACCGAGCTGCCGTCGTGGCTGTATCCGATCACCATGGGCGCCACCACCATCTGGGAACGCTGGGATGCCATGCTGCCCGACGGCTCGATCAATCCGGGGGAGATGACCTCGTTCAACCACTACGCCTACGGCGCCGTGGGCGCGTGGCTGTACGAGCGCATGGCCGGCTTCCGCCAGCACGACGGCGCGCACGGGTGGCGGCGGTTCGTGGTGGAGCCGCACCCGGGCGGCGGCATCCGGCACGCCAAGGCCTGGGTGGACACGCCCTATGGCCGCGCCGAGTCGAGCTGGCGCATCGACCACCACGACGGCGCGCCGTCCACGTTCACGCTGCGCGCCGTGGTGCCCGCAAACACCACCGCCGAGTTGTGGCTACCGGGCGCCACCGAGCCGGTGGAGGCCGGGTCGGGCGAGCACGAACTGTCGATGCGACTGAGCCCCGCGCAACGCCACCGTTTCCTGCCGAGCCGGGAGGGCGCGCGCCTGCACCTCGACTCGCCGCTGGCGGAGGTGCTCGCCGACCAGCCGGCGCGCGAGGCGCTGCGCCGCAATCGAGCCTTCGGCGTCCTGCTGCGCACGATGAGCGGCGACATCCCGGCCGTGTCGCTGCGCGAGGCGCTGCAGTCGCCGCCCCGCCCGGCCAGCGACAGGCAGCTCCACCACCTCGAACAGGACCTGATACGCCTGTAA
- the rhaM gene encoding L-rhamnose mutarotase, whose product MKRFAFAMKLLPGCEAEYQKRHDEIWPELAKELQDAGVSDYSIYLDPESLTLFAVQKLSPDNSADTLPQRAIVKKWWAHMADIMETHPDNSPVMRELPELFHLD is encoded by the coding sequence ATGAAACGATTCGCCTTTGCCATGAAGCTCCTGCCCGGCTGCGAGGCCGAGTACCAGAAGCGCCACGACGAGATCTGGCCGGAGCTTGCCAAGGAACTTCAGGACGCCGGCGTCAGCGACTACTCGATCTACCTCGACCCCGAGTCACTGACCCTGTTCGCGGTGCAGAAGCTGAGCCCGGACAACAGCGCGGATACGCTGCCGCAGCGCGCCATCGTCAAGAAGTGGTGGGCCCACATGGCCGACATCATGGAGACCCACCCCGACAACTCCCCGGTAATGCGTGAGCTGCCGGAACTGTTTCACCTCGACTGA
- a CDS encoding ABC transporter permease, translated as MSTVEAVEQSTQETAAAERYYLASQWQLVWWKFRKHKMALVAGIVLAVMYFIAAFCEFLSPYLPGTRFPEYLYAPPQRVRLLASGAGFGPHVYGLVRGRDPETFRRTFTIDTEQRFNVRFFVRAEEYRLWGLFQSDIHLFGSDEGPVMLFGADRLGRDVFTRILYGARISLSVGLVGIFFTFVFGMILGGLSGYLGGMVDTIIQRLVDLLISIPTIPLWMALAAALPRDWPPVRIYFGIVIIFSMIGWTGLARVIRGKLLALREEDFVMAGRIAGAKQGAIIAKHLLPSFASYIIVSLTLAIPQTILGETALSFLGLGLQPPVVSWGVLLQDAQNVQAIAHHGWLLIPCLFVIVTVLMFNFLGDGLRDAADPYTR; from the coding sequence GTGAGTACCGTCGAGGCGGTCGAACAGAGCACGCAGGAGACCGCCGCCGCGGAACGCTACTATCTTGCCTCCCAGTGGCAACTGGTGTGGTGGAAGTTCCGGAAGCACAAGATGGCGCTGGTGGCCGGAATCGTGCTGGCGGTCATGTACTTCATCGCCGCCTTCTGCGAATTCCTGAGTCCCTATCTGCCCGGCACCCGCTTTCCCGAATACCTGTACGCTCCGCCGCAACGCGTGCGGCTGCTTGCCAGCGGCGCAGGATTCGGGCCCCATGTGTACGGCTTGGTGCGCGGCCGCGACCCGGAAACGTTCCGGCGCACCTTTACCATCGACACCGAGCAACGCTTCAACGTGCGCTTCTTCGTGCGCGCCGAGGAGTATCGGCTGTGGGGGCTGTTCCAGAGCGACATCCACCTGTTTGGATCGGACGAGGGGCCGGTGATGTTGTTCGGCGCCGACCGCCTCGGCCGCGACGTGTTCACCCGCATCCTGTACGGGGCGCGCATCTCGCTGTCGGTCGGGCTGGTGGGGATCTTCTTCACCTTCGTGTTCGGCATGATCCTGGGCGGTCTGTCCGGCTACCTGGGCGGTATGGTGGACACGATCATCCAGCGGCTGGTGGACCTGCTGATTTCGATTCCCACCATTCCGCTGTGGATGGCGCTGGCGGCGGCGCTGCCGCGCGACTGGCCGCCGGTTCGGATCTATTTCGGCATCGTGATCATCTTCTCCATGATCGGCTGGACCGGCCTGGCGCGGGTGATCCGCGGCAAGCTGCTGGCCCTGCGCGAGGAGGACTTCGTGATGGCGGGGCGCATCGCCGGCGCCAAGCAGGGCGCGATCATCGCCAAGCACCTGCTGCCCTCCTTTGCCAGCTACATCATCGTCTCGCTGACGCTTGCCATCCCGCAGACCATCCTGGGCGAGACGGCGCTCAGCTTCCTCGGCCTCGGGCTGCAGCCGCCGGTGGTGAGCTGGGGCGTGCTGCTGCAGGACGCCCAGAACGTGCAGGCGATCGCTCACCACGGCTGGTTGCTGATTCCCTGCCTGTTCGTGATCGTCACCGTGTTGATGTTCAACTTTCTCGGCGACGGCCTGCGCGACGCCGCCGATCCATATACGCGTTAG
- a CDS encoding ABC transporter permease: MFDYIIRRTLQIIPLIVIISVLSFAIIELPPGDFVTMRIIELEQTGTRVDDDEIARLTEQYGLDKTLVERYALWAWNIISRGHLGRSFQWEQPVTQVIGERIALTMSISLLTLIFIWVVAIPIGIYAATHQYSLGDYVFTFFGFIGISVPGFLLALVVMYLAFTQLGVSVTGLFSPEFADAPWSFAKLMDMLPRLWVPIVVIGLTGTASLIRVMRSMMLDELRKQYVVTARAKGVAERTLLFKYPVRIAINPLISTIGWLLPFIVSGEALVSIVLNLPTTGPVLLRALLFQDMYLAGSLVMILSVLTVVGTLMSDLLLAWVDPRIRYQGATR; the protein is encoded by the coding sequence ATGTTTGACTACATCATCCGGCGGACGCTGCAGATCATTCCGCTGATTGTCATCATCTCGGTGCTCTCGTTCGCGATTATCGAGTTGCCGCCCGGCGACTTCGTGACCATGCGGATCATCGAATTGGAGCAGACCGGCACCCGCGTCGACGACGACGAGATCGCAAGGCTCACCGAGCAATACGGGCTGGACAAGACGCTGGTGGAGCGCTATGCGCTGTGGGCCTGGAACATCATCAGCCGCGGCCACCTGGGACGCTCCTTTCAGTGGGAGCAGCCGGTGACGCAAGTGATCGGCGAGCGCATCGCGCTTACCATGTCGATCTCGCTGCTGACGCTGATCTTCATCTGGGTGGTGGCGATTCCGATCGGCATCTACGCCGCTACCCACCAATACTCGCTCGGCGACTACGTATTTACCTTCTTCGGCTTCATCGGCATCTCGGTGCCGGGGTTCCTGCTCGCCCTGGTGGTGATGTACCTGGCGTTCACGCAGCTTGGCGTCAGCGTCACCGGCTTGTTCTCACCCGAGTTCGCCGACGCTCCGTGGAGCTTCGCCAAGCTGATGGACATGCTGCCGCGACTGTGGGTTCCGATTGTCGTGATCGGGCTCACCGGCACCGCCAGCCTGATCCGGGTGATGCGCAGCATGATGCTGGACGAGTTGCGCAAGCAATACGTGGTGACGGCCCGTGCCAAGGGCGTGGCCGAGCGCACCTTGCTGTTCAAGTATCCCGTGCGCATCGCCATCAACCCGTTGATCAGTACCATCGGCTGGCTGCTGCCGTTCATCGTGTCGGGTGAGGCACTGGTATCGATCGTGCTGAACCTGCCTACCACGGGGCCGGTGCTGCTGCGCGCCCTGCTGTTCCAGGACATGTACCTCGCCGGCAGCCTGGTGATGATCCTGAGCGTCCTCACCGTGGTGGGGACACTGATGTCGGACCTTCTGCTCGCGTGGGTGGATCCGCGCATCCGCTACCAGGGGGCGACCAGGTGA